The Halarchaeum grantii genome includes a window with the following:
- a CDS encoding V-type ATP synthase subunit E, with product MSLETVAEEIREEAEEQAEAIRQDAESEAEEIVSDAESEAEEIVSDAEAEVEREIDQLREQELSSAKLEAKHERMSARREALDDVRDRVESRIADLDADQRRELTESLLTNSLGEFAEDAQLAVHYAAGDEALIEELLEGRQNVAPAGEIDCLGGVVVESESSRVRVKNTFDSVLADVWEDELKQISDRLFDEQ from the coding sequence ATGAGTCTCGAAACGGTCGCGGAAGAAATCCGGGAGGAGGCCGAGGAACAGGCCGAGGCCATCCGTCAGGACGCCGAGTCGGAGGCCGAGGAGATCGTCTCCGACGCCGAGTCGGAGGCCGAGGAGATCGTCTCCGACGCCGAAGCCGAGGTCGAGCGGGAGATCGACCAGCTGCGCGAGCAGGAGCTCTCCAGCGCGAAGCTCGAAGCCAAGCACGAGCGGATGAGCGCGCGGCGCGAAGCGCTCGACGACGTCCGCGACCGTGTCGAGTCGCGTATCGCCGACCTCGACGCAGACCAGCGTCGGGAGCTCACCGAGTCGCTCCTCACGAACTCCCTCGGGGAGTTCGCCGAGGACGCGCAGCTCGCCGTCCACTACGCAGCCGGCGACGAGGCGCTCATCGAGGAGCTCCTCGAGGGGCGACAGAACGTCGCTCCGGCCGGCGAAATAGACTGCCTCGGCGGCGTCGTCGTCGAGAGCGAGAGCTCGCGCGTCCGAGTGAAGAACACGTTCGACAGCGTCCTCGCGGACGTCTGGGAGGACGAACTGAAGCAGATCTCCGACCGACTGTTCGACGAGCAATGA
- a CDS encoding F0F1 ATP synthase subunit C, which produces MLEFIAFVNAIAPLLNDVLLPAELSGNIQIGLAALGVGVAALGAGIAEGGIGAAAVGAIAEDSDFFGIGLLFTVLPETLVILAIVVIFLVQ; this is translated from the coding sequence ATGCTCGAATTCATCGCATTCGTCAACGCTATCGCACCGCTTCTCAACGACGTCCTCCTGCCCGCGGAACTCTCGGGCAACATCCAGATCGGCCTCGCCGCGCTCGGCGTCGGCGTCGCCGCGCTCGGCGCGGGGATCGCGGAAGGCGGCATCGGCGCTGCGGCCGTCGGCGCCATCGCTGAGGACAGCGACTTCTTCGGGATCGGCCTGCTGTTCACCGTCCTCCCGGAGACGCTCGTCATCCTCGCGATCGTCGTGATCTTCCTGGTCCAGTAA
- a CDS encoding V-type ATP synthase subunit I produces MLRPEQMSKVSVTGTKNVIQDVIEVTHDQRVVHLTDYTGEHEGFASGSPLEGAEAASEKLVTVRSLINILGVSEEDAGPARIVTDEALDEEFESVRRQVNELDDRRDDLVDDLEDLEEEIAAAEPFVELGIDLDLLQGYDSLDVVVGEGDTDAVGHALADASAIQSYEVFSEGDVFAAIAYPESGAPADALSEVFVGLDVERYGVPDAQESPEEYLQRLEHRKQQLASDLESVESDLDSLRLEHAGFLLAAEEKLTIEVQKTEAPLRFATTEHAFVAEGWIPTPDYESYASALKDELGERVEVEELERAEYEPPEHEIGHGEQEAATDGGTVDRPPVVQKNPKVAEPFEMLVRVINRPNYFDLDPTIILFLTFPVFYGFMIGDVGYGVLYTAAGWWMYTRLDSAALASLGGVAVISGLATIVFGVLYGEVFGFHLISEYLWSGHPPLHKGLMPANADWARLWLIVSILVALGHLTLGYAIDTYKRLHHSPWDALTEGASWAILMIGMWVWVFSHALDSAKPPILFQTLAGQPLGFTGFSATVGWAALAVGLVGYVLLIYAEGAIGAVEGALNSLTHVLSYTRLAAVMLAKGGMAFVVNLLFFGAYRSAEGEFHFMLNHDWSYVQAHHSGAELMFGGLVHGPITAVLGGLVIFVLGHALVLALGVTSAGLQAVRLEYVEFFGKFYEGGGEKYEPFGHQRTYTTQD; encoded by the coding sequence ATGCTCAGACCTGAGCAGATGAGCAAGGTGTCCGTCACGGGCACCAAGAACGTCATTCAGGACGTCATCGAGGTCACGCACGACCAGCGCGTCGTCCACCTCACCGACTACACGGGCGAGCACGAGGGCTTCGCGTCCGGTAGCCCCCTCGAAGGCGCCGAGGCGGCGTCCGAGAAGCTCGTCACCGTCCGCTCGCTCATCAACATCCTCGGCGTCTCCGAGGAGGACGCGGGTCCCGCGCGCATCGTCACCGACGAGGCGCTCGATGAGGAGTTCGAGTCCGTCCGCCGGCAGGTGAACGAACTCGACGACCGGCGCGACGACCTCGTGGACGACCTCGAGGACCTCGAGGAGGAGATCGCGGCCGCCGAGCCGTTCGTCGAGCTCGGCATCGACCTCGATCTGCTTCAGGGGTACGACAGCCTCGACGTCGTCGTCGGCGAAGGCGACACGGACGCGGTGGGACACGCGCTCGCCGACGCGAGCGCGATCCAGTCCTACGAGGTGTTCAGCGAGGGCGACGTCTTCGCCGCGATCGCGTACCCCGAATCGGGTGCGCCCGCGGACGCGCTCTCCGAGGTCTTCGTCGGCCTCGACGTCGAGCGCTACGGGGTCCCGGACGCCCAGGAATCCCCCGAGGAGTACCTGCAGCGGCTCGAACACCGCAAGCAGCAGCTCGCGTCCGACCTCGAGAGCGTCGAGAGCGACCTCGATAGTCTGCGCCTCGAACACGCCGGCTTCCTCCTCGCCGCCGAGGAGAAGCTCACCATCGAGGTCCAGAAGACCGAAGCGCCGCTGCGCTTCGCGACGACCGAGCACGCCTTCGTCGCGGAGGGCTGGATCCCGACGCCGGACTACGAGTCCTACGCGAGCGCGCTCAAGGACGAACTCGGCGAGCGCGTCGAGGTCGAGGAACTCGAGCGCGCCGAGTACGAGCCGCCCGAGCACGAAATCGGCCACGGCGAGCAGGAAGCCGCGACCGACGGCGGCACCGTCGACCGGCCGCCGGTCGTCCAGAAGAACCCGAAGGTCGCAGAGCCCTTCGAGATGCTCGTCCGGGTCATCAACCGGCCGAACTACTTCGACCTCGACCCGACGATCATCCTCTTCCTGACGTTCCCGGTCTTCTACGGCTTCATGATCGGCGACGTCGGGTACGGTGTCCTCTACACGGCCGCCGGCTGGTGGATGTACACCCGACTCGACAGCGCCGCGCTCGCGTCGCTCGGCGGCGTCGCGGTCATCTCGGGCCTCGCGACGATCGTGTTCGGCGTCCTCTACGGGGAGGTGTTCGGTTTCCACCTCATCAGTGAGTACCTCTGGAGCGGCCATCCGCCGCTTCACAAGGGGCTGATGCCGGCGAACGCGGACTGGGCCCGTCTCTGGCTCATCGTCTCCATCCTCGTCGCGCTCGGTCACCTCACGCTCGGGTACGCCATCGACACCTACAAGCGCCTCCACCACAGCCCGTGGGACGCACTCACGGAGGGCGCGTCGTGGGCGATCCTCATGATCGGCATGTGGGTCTGGGTCTTCAGCCACGCGCTCGACAGCGCCAAACCCCCCATCCTCTTCCAGACCCTCGCCGGGCAGCCGCTCGGCTTCACCGGGTTCTCCGCGACGGTCGGGTGGGCGGCACTCGCCGTCGGCCTCGTCGGCTACGTCCTCCTCATCTACGCTGAGGGCGCGATCGGCGCCGTCGAGGGCGCGCTGAACTCGCTCACGCACGTCCTCTCCTACACGCGGCTCGCGGCGGTCATGCTCGCGAAGGGCGGGATGGCGTTCGTCGTCAACCTGCTCTTCTTCGGCGCGTACCGGTCCGCCGAAGGCGAGTTCCACTTCATGCTCAACCACGATTGGAGCTACGTACAGGCACACCACTCCGGTGCCGAGCTGATGTTCGGCGGCCTCGTTCACGGCCCGATCACGGCCGTACTCGGCGGCCTCGTCATCTTCGTTCTCGGCCACGCCTTAGTGCTTGCCCTCGGGGTTACCAGCGCCGGTCTACAGGCCGTTCGTCTGGAATACGTCGAGTTCTTTGGGAAGTTTTATGAAGGCGGTGGGGAGAAATACGAACCGTTCGGCCACCAGCGAACCTACACCACACAGGACTAA
- the ahaH gene encoding ATP synthase archaeal subunit H encodes MPRPEVLERIQEAEQDADDIVADAEQEREERLAEARQRADEIRQEAEEEAAELKEQQLADAREQIEAESDRIIEEGEAEREQLRATAEENADEAVEYALDQFEEAVHAQT; translated from the coding sequence ATGCCGAGGCCAGAGGTTCTAGAACGAATACAGGAGGCCGAGCAGGACGCCGACGACATCGTCGCCGACGCCGAGCAAGAGCGCGAGGAGCGCCTCGCCGAGGCCCGGCAACGGGCCGATGAGATCCGGCAAGAGGCAGAAGAAGAAGCGGCCGAGCTGAAAGAACAGCAACTCGCCGACGCCCGCGAGCAGATCGAGGCCGAGAGCGACCGCATCATCGAAGAGGGCGAAGCGGAGCGCGAGCAGCTCCGCGCGACGGCCGAAGAGAACGCCGACGAGGCCGTCGAGTACGCCCTCGACCAGTTCGAGGAGGCGGTGCATGCTCAGACCTGA
- a CDS encoding methyltransferase domain-containing protein: MGVLEDKARARLFYRYLSKVYDRVNPFIWNESMRAEALEMLALDAGDRVLDVGCGTGFGTEGLLEHTEEVYALDQSEGQLEKAWEKLGKHDPVRFTFGDAERLPFADDSFDAVWSSGSIEYWPNPVAALREFRRVVKPGGKVLVVGPNYPRSTLFQKLADAIMLFYDEAEADRMFRDAGFEAIEHRTMGPSYKPDVAITTLARVPEQ; this comes from the coding sequence ATGGGAGTCCTCGAAGACAAAGCGCGGGCCCGGCTCTTCTACCGGTACCTCTCGAAGGTGTACGACCGCGTCAACCCGTTCATCTGGAACGAGTCGATGCGGGCCGAAGCCCTCGAAATGCTCGCGCTGGATGCTGGCGACCGGGTCCTCGACGTCGGCTGTGGGACCGGCTTCGGGACGGAGGGCCTCCTCGAGCACACCGAGGAGGTCTACGCGCTCGACCAGAGCGAGGGCCAACTGGAGAAGGCGTGGGAGAAGCTCGGGAAGCACGACCCCGTGCGGTTCACGTTCGGGGACGCCGAGCGCCTGCCGTTCGCGGACGACAGCTTCGACGCGGTCTGGTCGTCGGGCTCCATCGAGTACTGGCCGAACCCGGTTGCGGCGCTCCGTGAGTTCCGCCGCGTCGTGAAGCCCGGGGGAAAGGTGCTCGTCGTCGGCCCGAACTACCCGCGCTCGACGCTCTTCCAGAAGCTCGCGGACGCGATAATGCTCTTCTACGACGAGGCGGAGGCGGACCGGATGTTCCGCGACGCCGGCTTCGAGGCCATCGAGCACCGGACGATGGGGCCGTCCTACAAGCCCGACGTCGCCATCACGACGCTCGCGCGCGTTCCCGAGCAGTAA
- a CDS encoding type IV pilin N-terminal domain-containing protein, whose protein sequence is MTHTSRGVAPVVGVVLLLACCVGAASAVAVTVTDAGSTAIVTPATPSVVDAHATSDGTLALTYRAGPALDVRDLRVVVAVGGTPLRQQPTVPFVGAPGFDGAPGGPFNAATDPTWTVGERATLRLAGTNTALDAGARVTIRLYRNGTRIAVVETRVVTARERARAS, encoded by the coding sequence GTGACCCACACCTCGCGCGGCGTCGCGCCCGTCGTCGGCGTCGTCCTCCTCCTCGCGTGCTGCGTCGGCGCCGCGAGCGCCGTCGCCGTCACCGTCACCGACGCCGGATCTACAGCCATCGTGACGCCCGCGACGCCCAGCGTCGTCGACGCACACGCCACGAGCGACGGGACGCTCGCCCTCACCTACCGCGCGGGACCGGCGCTCGACGTCCGCGACCTGCGCGTCGTCGTCGCCGTCGGCGGGACGCCGCTCCGCCAGCAGCCGACCGTGCCGTTCGTCGGTGCTCCGGGATTCGACGGCGCGCCCGGCGGCCCGTTCAACGCCGCCACCGACCCGACGTGGACGGTCGGCGAGCGCGCGACGCTCCGCCTCGCCGGAACCAACACCGCGCTCGATGCGGGCGCACGCGTCACTATACGCCTCTATCGGAACGGGACCCGAATCGCCGTCGTCGAGACGCGCGTCGTTACTGCTCGGGAACGCGCGCGAGCGTCGTGA
- a CDS encoding DUF7096 domain-containing protein — translation MSRLPVLLAALLLLAAPVAAFGGATDAAPFTGSAEAATTAPAANAATANTTNVLRLGDPNAAGFTTTGPTVTVTVGAASASFDGRYATYGFESRWAAASTDAERLAVIRNATDAAANRTAAIAADEAAAREAYVEGELSAAALVHRVALDSARADALATYIATLREHAGELSDENAAVARDRLTALRGELAAYGVGTGESLHAELGDAIAGERAPMRVYVAASPSGLSLAALDDDTYYHTTYRVDNYDAVPASNVDLGAFLDSLERLYPTTTNLSSSNGGFRSFSAPADAHLYRAVLGYNRGSDAQSTLVVYFDPSTDSVYREDKRLATADIVTGAAVTRTQGPVTLAVNRTYAGGPLRVAVYNDAGDPLDATVRVNGTTVGTTDPDTGVVWALAPSGGYNVTAEHDGTTVTLDTSAASA, via the coding sequence ATGTCCAGGCTCCCCGTCCTGCTCGCCGCCCTCCTCCTCCTCGCGGCACCCGTGGCCGCGTTCGGTGGCGCGACCGATGCGGCTCCGTTCACCGGCAGCGCCGAGGCCGCGACGACGGCGCCCGCCGCGAACGCCGCCACGGCGAACACGACGAACGTCCTCCGCCTCGGCGACCCGAACGCCGCCGGGTTCACGACGACCGGCCCGACCGTCACCGTCACCGTGGGCGCCGCGAGCGCCTCCTTCGACGGCCGCTACGCGACGTACGGCTTCGAGTCCCGCTGGGCGGCCGCGTCCACCGACGCCGAACGCCTCGCCGTCATCCGCAACGCCACCGACGCCGCCGCGAACCGGACCGCCGCCATCGCGGCCGACGAGGCGGCCGCACGCGAGGCCTACGTCGAGGGCGAGCTCTCCGCAGCCGCGCTCGTCCACCGCGTCGCCCTCGACAGCGCTCGCGCCGACGCGCTCGCCACGTACATCGCCACGCTCAGAGAGCACGCCGGCGAGCTCTCCGACGAGAACGCCGCCGTCGCTCGCGACCGGCTCACCGCACTCCGTGGTGAACTCGCCGCCTACGGTGTCGGAACCGGCGAGTCGCTCCACGCCGAGCTCGGCGACGCCATCGCCGGCGAGCGCGCCCCGATGCGCGTCTACGTCGCCGCGTCACCGTCCGGTCTCTCGCTCGCCGCGCTCGACGACGACACGTACTACCACACGACGTATCGCGTCGATAACTACGACGCCGTTCCCGCCTCGAACGTCGACCTCGGTGCGTTCCTCGACTCCCTCGAGCGCCTCTACCCGACCACGACGAACCTCTCCTCCTCGAACGGCGGGTTCCGCTCGTTCAGCGCCCCCGCCGACGCCCACCTCTACCGTGCGGTCCTCGGCTACAACCGGGGCTCCGACGCACAGAGCACGCTCGTCGTCTACTTCGACCCGAGCACGGACAGCGTCTACCGCGAGGACAAGCGCCTCGCGACCGCCGACATCGTCACCGGCGCGGCCGTCACCCGCACGCAGGGGCCCGTGACGCTCGCCGTCAATCGGACGTACGCCGGCGGCCCGCTCCGCGTCGCCGTGTACAACGACGCCGGGGACCCGCTCGACGCGACCGTCCGCGTCAACGGAACCACCGTCGGCACCACCGACCCCGACACCGGCGTCGTCTGGGCGCTCGCCCCGTCCGGCGGGTACAACGTGACCGCCGAACACGACGGGACGACCGTCACGCTCGACACCAGCGCCGCCTCGGCCTGA
- a CDS encoding helix-turn-helix transcriptional regulator — translation MRQAALLVLAVTAVVLALPIGSVAAAADTTTAASNTTLGVHLQSDGDARWTVSVTYPLNDSDDREAFADLASDFERGQGGPSLAAFRSAAADAAERTGRPMQIVDPARSHGVTNRSDGRDVGTLTLEFTWTNFANASSDRLTLGDTFAGGWFGDLYAGQTLRVYPPSGYSPDSADPPSQLSDGALTWTGPQSFPGGGPTVVFVESPGVPWLLVGGLVLGALVVGVVGAYVWRGFGGRGSLDVRQSAGTRDPGPPSGTDGDGPTEPPTAPREAPASEAGDGESEPAEELLSDEERVERLLEANGGRMKQSNIVEETRWSDAKVSQLLTSMAEEGRVEKLRIGRENLITLPGEDEE, via the coding sequence ATGCGGCAAGCCGCCCTCCTCGTGCTCGCCGTCACCGCTGTCGTCCTCGCCCTCCCCATCGGTTCGGTCGCGGCGGCCGCCGACACCACCACGGCGGCGTCGAACACGACGCTCGGCGTCCACCTCCAGTCGGACGGGGACGCGCGCTGGACGGTATCGGTGACGTATCCCCTGAACGATTCCGACGATAGGGAGGCGTTCGCCGACCTCGCCTCCGACTTCGAACGCGGGCAGGGCGGACCGTCGCTCGCGGCGTTCCGCTCGGCCGCCGCCGACGCCGCCGAGCGGACCGGCCGCCCGATGCAGATCGTCGACCCCGCTCGGAGTCACGGCGTCACGAACCGCTCGGACGGCCGGGACGTCGGCACCCTCACGCTCGAGTTCACGTGGACGAACTTCGCGAACGCGTCCAGTGACCGACTCACGCTCGGCGACACGTTCGCCGGCGGCTGGTTCGGCGACCTCTACGCCGGGCAGACGCTTCGCGTGTATCCGCCGAGCGGCTACAGTCCCGACAGCGCCGACCCGCCGTCACAGCTCTCCGACGGAGCGCTGACGTGGACCGGCCCGCAGTCGTTCCCGGGCGGCGGCCCGACGGTCGTGTTCGTCGAGAGCCCCGGGGTTCCGTGGTTGCTCGTCGGCGGACTCGTCCTCGGCGCGCTCGTCGTGGGCGTCGTCGGCGCGTACGTGTGGCGCGGTTTCGGCGGCCGTGGCAGCCTCGACGTCCGCCAGAGCGCGGGCACGCGAGATCCGGGGCCGCCATCGGGCACCGACGGCGACGGGCCGACGGAACCACCGACGGCGCCCCGGGAGGCACCCGCGAGCGAAGCGGGTGACGGCGAGTCGGAGCCGGCGGAGGAGCTGTTGAGCGACGAGGAGCGCGTCGAGCGACTGCTCGAAGCGAACGGCGGCCGGATGAAGCAGTCGAACATCGTCGAGGAGACGCGGTGGTCGGACGCGAAGGTCTCACAGCTCCTCACGTCGATGGCCGAGGAAGGCCGGGTCGAGAAGCTCCGTATCGGCCGGGAGAACCTCATCACCCTCCCCGGCGAGGACGAAGAGTAA
- a CDS encoding TRAM domain-containing protein: MADCPLADECPNFQEQISGMGCQHFGDRGGMDWCQHYSQPISELKTAPVVPGEEVVLDVDDMHESGAGVGRQEDSGFIVMVDGVLPPARVKAKVTTVKPNYARADLIEKLPEEEGEDEEEDEEGADDGAEGEDGKEEDSGGSSRERLGSRDNFWGQ; the protein is encoded by the coding sequence ATGGCAGACTGCCCACTCGCGGACGAATGTCCGAATTTCCAAGAGCAGATTTCGGGCATGGGGTGCCAGCACTTCGGCGATCGCGGGGGAATGGACTGGTGTCAGCACTACAGCCAGCCGATCTCCGAGCTGAAGACGGCTCCCGTCGTCCCCGGCGAGGAGGTCGTCCTCGACGTCGACGACATGCACGAGTCGGGCGCCGGCGTCGGCCGACAGGAGGACTCGGGCTTCATCGTGATGGTGGACGGCGTCCTCCCGCCGGCGCGCGTGAAGGCGAAGGTGACGACGGTGAAGCCGAACTACGCCCGCGCGGATCTGATCGAGAAACTCCCCGAGGAAGAAGGGGAAGACGAAGAGGAGGACGAGGAGGGAGCCGACGACGGGGCCGAGGGGGAGGACGGAAAGGAGGAGGACTCCGGTGGATCGTCACGCGAGCGCCTCGGCAGCCGCGACAACTTCTGGGGGCAGTAG
- a CDS encoding DUF7503 family protein, producing MSEKDITAYLTENPRMIGALFTLVLLLASAGNTAAVLAPSFNGP from the coding sequence ATGTCCGAGAAAGACATCACGGCGTACCTCACCGAAAACCCCCGCATGATCGGCGCGCTGTTCACGCTCGTGCTGCTACTCGCATCTGCGGGCAACACGGCGGCCGTCCTCGCTCCGAGCTTCAACGGTCCTTAA
- a CDS encoding SDR family oxidoreductase has protein sequence MDLGLTDETALVTASTSGLGKASATALAAEGANVVLCGRDEGRLDDAIEDVRETATGDVTGVSADITDPDDVEALVEATVEAFGSLDHLVLSAGGPPSGPFLDTAERDWYEAYDLLVMSAVRTVKAAHPYLSESDAGTVTAITSTSVETPVGGLVLSNAVRRGVIGLVETLAVELAPDVRANAVLPGPFETPRIEELVEQAVERGEYPDYETGIADWGVDIPMERVGAPQELGDVVAFLASERASYVNGVSLPIDGGRLQQG, from the coding sequence ATGGACCTCGGACTCACTGACGAGACGGCACTGGTGACGGCGAGTACGAGCGGCCTCGGGAAGGCGTCGGCGACGGCGCTCGCCGCCGAGGGCGCGAACGTCGTGCTCTGCGGGCGCGACGAGGGGCGCCTCGACGACGCGATCGAGGACGTTCGCGAGACGGCTACGGGCGACGTCACGGGCGTCAGCGCGGACATCACGGACCCCGACGACGTGGAGGCGCTCGTCGAGGCGACCGTGGAGGCTTTCGGGAGTCTCGACCACCTCGTGCTCTCCGCCGGCGGCCCACCGTCGGGGCCGTTCCTCGACACGGCGGAGCGCGACTGGTACGAGGCGTACGACCTGCTCGTGATGAGCGCCGTCCGCACCGTGAAGGCGGCCCATCCGTACCTCTCGGAGAGCGACGCGGGCACCGTCACCGCCATCACCTCGACGAGCGTCGAGACGCCGGTCGGCGGTCTCGTCCTCTCGAACGCGGTGCGACGCGGCGTCATCGGCCTCGTGGAGACGCTCGCGGTCGAGCTCGCGCCGGACGTCCGCGCGAACGCCGTCCTCCCGGGGCCGTTCGAGACGCCGCGCATCGAGGAGCTCGTCGAGCAGGCCGTCGAGCGCGGCGAATATCCCGACTACGAGACCGGCATCGCGGACTGGGGCGTCGACATCCCGATGGAGCGCGTCGGGGCCCCGCAGGAGCTCGGTGACGTCGTCGCCTTCCTCGCGAGCGAGCGCGCGTCGTACGTGAACGGCGTCTCGCTCCCCATCGACGGCGGCCGCCTCCAGCAGGGGTAG
- a CDS encoding mannose-1-phosphate guanylyltransferase — translation MVRTVAVLLAGGTGTRLYPASRSDRPKQFQSFGADSRSLLRRAADRAAFADDVCVLTREAYADAVREHVPEADVLVEPVAKDTGPALAYASHRVREEHADAVLCALPADHVVGDGFGEVARRGCRVAAEREKLVTFGVEPDRPATEYGYIEPGAAHDGYADVASFREKPDAETAARLREAGCLWNAGLFAWRPEVFLAEARDGPLAPLIDALDAGDPERGFDRVDPVSVDYAVMERTDRAAVVPADFDWDDLGSWDALERVLDGDGDGNTLASDALALDASGNVIASDDKHVSVVGVDDLVVAAYDDRVLVVPKADGQRVRDVVAELRGDDLF, via the coding sequence GTGGTGAGGACCGTCGCTGTCCTCCTCGCCGGCGGGACCGGGACGCGGCTCTACCCGGCGAGTCGCTCGGACCGACCGAAGCAGTTCCAGTCCTTCGGCGCCGATTCGCGCTCGCTCCTCCGGCGCGCGGCCGACCGCGCGGCGTTCGCCGACGACGTGTGCGTTCTCACCCGCGAGGCGTACGCCGACGCCGTCCGCGAGCACGTCCCCGAGGCCGACGTCCTCGTCGAACCCGTCGCGAAGGACACGGGGCCGGCGCTCGCCTACGCGAGCCATCGCGTGCGCGAGGAACACGCCGACGCCGTGCTCTGCGCGCTCCCCGCCGACCACGTCGTCGGCGACGGCTTCGGCGAGGTCGCTCGGCGCGGCTGTCGGGTCGCCGCCGAGCGCGAGAAACTCGTGACGTTCGGCGTCGAACCCGACCGGCCCGCGACCGAGTACGGCTACATCGAGCCCGGCGCCGCTCACGACGGCTACGCCGACGTCGCGTCCTTCCGGGAGAAACCCGACGCCGAGACCGCCGCGCGCCTCCGGGAGGCGGGGTGTCTCTGGAACGCCGGGCTGTTCGCGTGGCGCCCCGAGGTCTTCCTCGCGGAGGCGCGCGACGGCCCGCTCGCGCCGCTCATCGACGCGCTCGATGCCGGCGACCCCGAGCGCGGGTTCGACCGCGTCGACCCCGTGAGCGTCGACTACGCCGTCATGGAGCGGACCGACCGCGCCGCCGTCGTCCCCGCCGACTTCGACTGGGACGACCTCGGGTCGTGGGACGCGCTCGAACGCGTCCTCGACGGTGACGGCGACGGGAACACGCTCGCGAGCGACGCCCTCGCCCTCGACGCGTCCGGGAACGTCATCGCGAGCGACGACAAACACGTCTCCGTCGTCGGCGTGGACGACCTCGTCGTCGCCGCCTACGACGACCGCGTGCTCGTCGTCCCGAAGGCGGACGGTCAGCGGGTCCGCGACGTCGTCGCCGAACTCCGCGGCGACGACCTGTTCTGA
- a CDS encoding DUF7091 family protein, producing the protein MTEDDSGVVDRLARGAGRRYAEAVAAYREGRTSGELPRDDAGRVRIVCRRHAEKRAVALDDGTPACFDADHPACEGCLEDVRDGQVETW; encoded by the coding sequence ATGACCGAGGACGACTCCGGGGTCGTCGACCGCCTCGCCCGGGGCGCGGGCCGCCGATACGCGGAGGCCGTCGCCGCCTATCGCGAGGGCCGAACGAGCGGCGAACTGCCGCGCGACGACGCCGGCCGCGTCCGTATCGTCTGCCGCCGCCACGCCGAGAAGCGCGCCGTCGCGCTCGACGACGGCACGCCCGCGTGCTTCGACGCCGACCACCCCGCCTGCGAGGGCTGTCTCGAGGACGTTCGGGACGGACAGGTGGAGACGTGGTGA